From Theileria orientalis strain Shintoku DNA, chromosome 4, complete genome, the proteins below share one genomic window:
- a CDS encoding vacuolar proton-translocating ATPase gives MYFEWSSLLKEVSPSFWGYLGIFFSLGLSVFGAASGILLCGPSIMGGSVKSPRITVKNLVSVIFCEAIGIYGLIISVLLMNIASRFTGEPAPTNYIMDRKATELYFNDLFRGYAMFAVGLIVGFSNLACGISVGVVGSACALADAQKPQLFVKVLMVEIFASVLGIFGVIIGVIMVSLTP, from the exons atgtatttCGAATGGTCCTCATTACTCAAGGAAGTATCCCCTTCATTTTGGGGATATTTGggtatatttttttctttagGACTTTCTGTATTTGGAGCAGCCTC TGGAATACTTCTTTGTGGACCCTCAATTATGGGCGGATCGGTCAAGTCACCTCGCATTACTGTTAAAAACCTTGTGtctgttattttttgtgAAGCAATTGGAATATATGGTTTAATCATCTCAGTTTTACTTATGAACATAGCATCACGCTTTACCGGAGAACCTGCTCCTACCAATTACATAATGGATAGAAAGGCCACAGAgttgtattttaatgacCTTTTTCGGGGATATGCCATGTTTGCTGTTGGATTAATAGTTGGATTCTCAAATTTGGCTTGCGG TATATCTGTCGGTGTTGTCGGAAGTGCTTGTGCCTTGGCTGACGCTCAGAAGCCACAGCTTTTTGTAAAGGTTCTAATGGTTGAAATTTTTGCAAGTGTATTAg GTATATTCGGTGTCATTATCGGTGTAATTATGGTGTCGTTGACACCCTGA
- a CDS encoding FtsJ cell division protein — MKSNKKTGKNRLDKYYHLAKEHGYRSRSAFKIIQLSKKFNIFQNCNTLVDLCAAPGGWLQVASKHLPVSSTIIGVDLVPIKPIKGVITFQSDIRTPKCRSLIVSQLKGGEVDVVLHDGSPNMGSNWNLDAFNQNVLVLSAAKLASTILKKGGIFVTKIFRSSDYNSLIWMLGNCFERIKVTKPQSSRNVSAEIFAICIGFKSLKGLDPRLFNVDYVFHSDRDSKTPEITNKSLNQLFKEQKKRNREGYDESIYSEITVLEFMRSNTPANLLFSNNKITFSAPKHTDSREDDQKLVKQIEEDPLTTEEVKLLCSDLKVAGKSDLQSLLKWRFKLLKALPIVDKSKAEKSEVEPKNIAEDAELNIEEEDKKIKDRIKLELRKAQRKERKLLKRTRKGSKEATSYLEPDPELFNLESLQGNEIDDEYEYSSTDMESELELEDYEPEESLDPETERLMKMDVDLEVRHTIDKINETEKPKNTKMTKRQKANMEKSQEMKQFIDKLQYEAKLEAAKDSEEELESESESESDPDSEVHSVADSDAEEDSEVKKDTAAMREEEEEDNDLISSRWFDQEIFNQDPEKEKIKVEKKKKRDRRAESNKEEESFQVVPAISNSDVQALAKTDEFKDLASDPDAVAQVQALGSLMINKKTRMELIDGAYNKKTFMDENLPSWFVDDENKHNKRQYPVTKELMKKYKAKLLELKNRPIKKVLEAKHRKALRAQKRYKSILPKIEAISNDENSGGNAKKLLRGLKKIRSNKREKVYVVSRKTGSAKTSKATSSGSRKMFKHVDRRMKQDNRRSKRKPKSKSRKARVH, encoded by the exons ATGAAGTCCAATAAAAAAACTGGGAAGAACAGattagataaatattatCATCTGGCCAAGGAACACGGCTATAGATCTCGTTCCGCATTTAAGATTATACAACTTTCTAAGAAGTTCAACATATTTCAGAACTGCAA CACTCTCGTGGATTTATGTGCAGCCCCTGGTGGATGGCTACAAGTAGCTTCGAAGCATCTTCCAGTCTCAAGCACAATTATCGGAGTAGATTTAGTCCCAATAAAACCAATAAAAGGAGTTATTACTTTTCAGTCGGATATTAGAACGCCCAAGTGCCGGTCTTTGATAGTTAGCCAATTGAAG GGAGGAGAAGTAGATGTAGTACTGCACGATGGGTCGCCGAACATGGGCTCAAACTGGAATCTTGACGCCTTTAACCAGAACGTTTTGGTTTTGAGCGCAGCAAAGCTAGCCTCGACTATACTGAAGAAGGGAGGAATCTTTGTGACTAAGATTTTCAGATCCTCAGACTACAATTCACTGATATGGATGCTCGGAAACTGCTTTGAAAGGATTAAGGTGACTAAACCGCAGAGTAGCAGAAACGTATCGGCAGAAATATTCGCAATTTGCATAGGTTTTAAGTCGCTGAAGGGCCTGGATCCAAGGCTCTTTAACGTCGATTATGTGTTCCACTCAGATAGGGACTCCAAGACCCCCGAAATCACAAATAAATCACTTAATCAACTTTTTAAAgagcagaagaagagaaaTAGAGAGGGATACGATGAGTCTATTTACTCTGAAATTACCGTTCTTGAATTCATGAGATCAAACACACCCGCGAATCTCCTGTTTtcaaacaataaaataacattcTCAGCACCAAAACACACAGATTCACGCGAAGATGACCAGAAACTAGTAAAACAGATAGAAGAAGATCCGTTAACAACAGAAGAAGTTAAGTTGTTGTGTTCGGACCTTAAGGTGGCTGGGAAATCAGATTTACAATCACTGCTGAAGTGGAGGTTTAAACTTCTTAAGGCGCTGCCGATAGtagataaaagtaaagCCGAAAAAAGCGAAGTTGAGCCAAAAAACATCGCAGAAGACGCCGAATTGAATATTGAGGAAGAGGACAAGAAGATAAAGGATAGGATAAAATTGGAGCTGAGAAAAGCCCAGAGAAAAGAGAGAAAGTTGCTAAAAAGGACGAGAAAGGGAAGCAAGGAGGCGACTTCATACCTTGAGCCAGACCCTGAGTTGTTTAACCTGGAGTCGCTGCAAGGAAATGAAATAGACGACGAGTATGAATATTCGTCCACGGACATGGAATCTGAGCTTGAACTTGAGGACTATGAGCCTGAAGAGTCACTGGACCCGGAGACAGAGAGACTGATGAAGATGGACGTTGATCTGGAGGTCAGACACACAATAGATAAGATTAACGAAACTGAAAAGCCGAAGAACACAAAAATGACTAAGAGGCAGAAGGCGAACATGGAAAAATCCCAGGAAATGAAGCAATTCATAGATAAACTACAATATGAAGCAAAATTAGAGGCGGCAAAAGATTCCGAGGAAGAGTTGGAATCAGAGTCGGAGAGTGAGTCAGATCCTGATTCAGAGGTACACTCAGTAGCAGATTCAGATGCTGAGGAAGACTCAGAAGTGAAGAAAGACACGGCCGCAATGagggaagaggaggaagaggataATGATCTGATATCCTCTAGGTGGTTCGACCAGGAAATTTTTAACCAGGACCcggaaaaggaaaaaataaaggttgaaaaaaagaagaagagggaCAGGAGGGCAGAGTCgaataaagaagaagaaagcTTCCAAGTGGTGCCAGCAATTTCAAACTCGGACGTGCAGGCCTTGGCAAAAACGGATGAATTCAAGGATCTGGCAAGTGATCCCGACGCTGTGGCGCAGGTGCAGGCCCTGGGGTCGCTCATGATTAATAAGAAAACGAGGATGGAGCTGATCGACGGAGCGTACAACAAAAAGACGTTCATGGACGAGAACCTGCCGAGTTGGTTCGTAGACGACGAGAACAAGCACAACAAGAGGCAGTACCCGGTCAcgaaggagctgatgaAAAAGTATaaggcgaagctgctggagctgaagaaccgGCCCATCAAGAAGGTGCTCGAGGCCAAGCACAGAAAGGCGCTGAGGGCGCAGAAGAGGTACAAGAGCATTTTGCCGAAGATCGAGGCAATATCCAACGACGAGAACAGCGGCGGGAACgcgaagaagctgctcagGGGGCTGAAGAAGATTCGCTCCAACAAGCGGGAAAAGGTGTACGTCGTCTCGCGCAAGACTGGGTCCGCGAAGACCTCTAAGGCCACCAGCTCAGGCTCCAGGAAGATGTTTAAGCACGTGGACCGGCGTATGAAGCAGGACAACCGCAGGTCGAAGAGGAAGCCCAAGTCGAAATCCAGGAAGGCCCGCGTGCACTAG
- a CDS encoding uncharacterized protein (zinc finger, RING-type domain containing protein), translated as MEILNNMSLSEINELNGSLTYGLTLYEVLRAPRIPNQAKYEDIDATLNGSGLREEISCPICSGIVLRCVVIKTCLHRFCLNCIQKCVRIGLHECPKCRKHVPSKRFLKADPIYDSIISRIVTNVEIFEKLSDAFTVAINKGIKNDPNIEMIRRNYLDKNPKVNIKDVESPNVLSLDEFWIQNKFETNVCKKDFKKRRTRIRHILPKSKDYDKLLYKLISDKTLPQIEPNGLCCDGSLTIHQLSMYIKTSINIPTHANMCIYLKESNYIPPLNVTLAFLRNKVCIMSHEVLNVYYGSPI; from the exons ATggaaatattaaataatatgagTTTGAGtgaaataaatgaattaaaCGGCTCTCTAACATACGGATTGACCCTGTACGAAGTGCTGAGAGCACCTAGAATACCAAACCAAGCAAAATACGAAGATATCGACGCAACACTGAACGGATCAGGATTAAGAGAAGAAATAAGTTGTCCAATATGCTCAGGAATAGTATTAAGGTGTGTAGTAATAAAAACTTGTCTACACAGATTTTGCTTGAACTGTATACAAAAATGCGTAAGGATAGG GCTGCACGAGTGCCCGAAATGCAGAAAGCACGTACCATCCAAAAGATTCCTTAAGGCGGATCCAATATACGACTCAATAATATCAAGAATAGTTACGAATGTGGAG ATATTTGAGAAGCTAAGCGACGCATTTACAGTGGCAATaaataaag gaataaaaaatgatccTAACATTGAAATGATTAGAAGAAATTACCTAGACAAAAACCCTAAAGTAAACATAAAAGACGTAGAATCAC CCAACGTATTGAGTTTAGACGAATTCTggatacaaaataaatttgaaacgAATGTATGTAAAAAGGATTTTAAGAAAAGAAGGACGAGAATACGACACATCTTGCCAAAGTCGAAAGACTACGATAAACTGCTGTACAAACTAATATCGGACAAAACGCTACCTCAAATAGAGCCAAACGGA CTGTGCTGTGACGGGTCCTTGACCATACATCAACTGTcaatgtacattaaaacGTCAATAAACATTCCCACACACGCCAATATGTGTATCTACCTGAAG GAATCTAACTATATTCCACCGCTAAATGTGACGTTGGCGTTCTTGAGAAACAAG GTGTGCATCATGTCACATGAAGTACTTAACGTATACTACGGATCAcctatttaa
- a CDS encoding proteasome subunit alpha type: protein MSYDRAITIFSPDGHLMQVEYAMEAVKRGGCVVGVKSNNAVVIAAERKSTTKLQDARCNKKILQLDENLALAFAGLNADARVLANKTRLECQRYKLNMDEPANVGYIAKYIARLQQKYTHRGGVRLFGVSLLIVGFDSNGKPGLFQTEPSGIYSSWKAQSIGKNSKHVQEYLEKNYKEDLSPDESLMLAVKALFEVVEISSKSIEVAILKSDGMTILEEEALENIVEVLNTEKMAST, encoded by the exons ATGAGTTATGATAGAGCCATAACTATTTTTAGCCCGGACGGGCATCTGATGCAGGTGGAATACGCAATGGAAGCCGTGAAGAGAGGAGGATGTGTCGTCGGAGTTAAGTCAAACAACGCGGTTGTTATAGCAGCCGAAAGAAAGAGCACCACCAAGCTCCAGGACGCAAG GTGTAACAAGAAAATACTCCAACTGGACGAAAATCTCGCCTTGGCGTTCGCTGGGCTAAACGCAGATGCCAGGGTTCTGGCTAACAAG ACGAGACTCGAATGCCAGAGATACAAACTGAACATGGACGAACCGGCTAACGTAGGATATATAGCAAAGTATATCGCAAGACTGCAGCAG AAATATACACATCGCGGAGGAGTAAGGCTGTTTGGAGTCTCTCTGTTGATAGTGGGCTTCGACTCGAACGGGAAACCAGGATTGTTCCAAACAGAACCCTCTGGAATTTACTCATCTTGGAAGGCGCAATCAATTGGAAAAAACTCTAAG cACGTGCAAGAGTATCTGGAAAAAAACTATAAAGAAGACCTAAGTCCGGACGAATCTTTGATGCTGGCAGTGAAGGCACTGTTTGAAGTGGTAGAAATCTCGTCAAAGAGTATAGAAGTggcaattttaaaatcagaCGGAATGACGATcctggaagaagaagcactCGAAAATATAGTGGAAGTGCTCAACACGGAGAAGATGGCTAGCACGTAA
- a CDS encoding proteasome component, with product MSRRYDSRTTTFSPEGRLYQVEYALEAINNASLTVGVLCNSGVVLVADKPISSKLLDPGKINEKLYKLDSHIFCAVAGLTADANVLINMCKLYAQRHRYSYGEPQSIEEHIVQICDLKQSYTQFGGLRPFGVSFLFAGWDHNLGFQLYHTDPSGNYSGWKATAIGMNSQSAQSILKQEWKDDLTLDQAIKLAIRVLTKAMDSSTPQADKIEVGVLSKGEGGLFEPYVEMLQEDTVDGLLKSIAEEEASKARCFDCAALRSLLSGLRKCLPLLLPVFAVYCSPLPFSIPQFFALGLLNSLFTISAGLLYSSFDLSVSLVCKLLGAAALNLTGILSSPSTRSRIRLSTHCQRGPLTIHFRWRCKTLELVSRGIRLLCAALILHLREAMATYHHKQKHLCFYFRQAVKIGIKRGFASLTRPLYMNQTKNNEYDLFQIQLSIKISTYDKKIQIYAPYYKCF from the exons atgtcCAGAAGGTACGACTCACGTACTACCACCTTTTCTCCGGAAGGTCGCTTATATCAAGTCGAATATGCTCTCGAGGCCATAAATAATGCCAGTCTTACCGTCGGCGTTTTATGCAACAGCGGTGTCGTTTTGGTTGCCGACAAACCCATCAGTTCCAAGCTCCTGGACCCTGGGAAGATTAACGAGAAGCTCTACAAGTTGGATTCTCACATATTCTGCGCAGTTGCCGGTCTCACTGCGGACGCCAACGTTCTGATAAACATGTGCAAGCTCTACGCTCAGCGACATCGCTACTCCTACGGTGAGCCTCAGTCCATTGAGGAGCACATCGTTCAGATCTGTGATCTTAAACAG AGTTACACGCAATTTGGCGGCCTCAGGCCCTTCGGAGTCAGCTTTCTTTTCGCCGGGTGGGACCACAACCTCGGATTCCAGCTTTACCACACTGACCCTTCGGGCAACTACTCAGGCTGGAAGGCCACTGCCATTGGGATGAACAGTCAGTCTGCCCAGTCGATTCTCAAACAG GAGTGGAAGGACGACCTTACTCTCGACCAGGCCATCAAGCTCGCCATTCGAGTCCTCACCAAGGCCATGGACTCCTCTACTCCTCAGGCCGACAAGATTGAGGTGGGCGTGCTTTCCAAGGGCGAGGGCGGCCTGTTCGAGCCCTATGTTGAGATGCTTCAAGAGGACACCGTCGACGGGTTGCTAAAGTCCATTGCTGAGGAGGAGGCTAGCAAGGCAA GATGTTTCGATTGCGCAGCGCTCCGTAGCCTCCTGTCAGGGCTCCGAAAATGCCTCCCACTGCTCCTCCCTGTGTTCGCCGTCTATTGCTCACCCTTACCATTTTCCATCCCA CAGTTCTTTGCCCTCGGGCTTTTAAACAGCTTGTTTACGATTTCCGCCGGCTTATTGTACAGCTCTTTTGACTTGTCGGTCAGCctagtgtgtaaattactGGGTGCGGCGGCGCTTAATCTTACAGGTATTCTGAGTAGTCCTTCGACTCGTAGCCGGATCCGTCTGAGCACACACTGTCAAAGGGGGCCGCTTACCATTCACTTTAGGTGGAGGTGTAAAACCCTTGAACTCGTAAGTCGTGGAATCCGACTGCTTTGC GCGGCACTAATCCTCCACCTGAGGGAGGCGATGGCAACTTATCATCATAAACAGAAACACCTTTGCTTCTATTTCCGCCAAGCAGTGAA AATTGGTATTAAAAGGGGCTTTGCTAGTCTCACCAGGCCATTATATATGAATCAAACAAAAAACAATGAATACgatttatttcaaataCAATTGtctataaaaattagtacatatgataaaaaaatacaaatttatgCACCATACTATAAAtgcttttaa
- a CDS encoding endoplasmic reticulum lumen protein ERD2 — MSMNIFRLSGDMCHVVSLLLLIWKLKTSKNCLGISARMQELYLIVFVCRYMDLFLYFISLYNTIMKVLFLVITAFSIYLIRFKPPISQTYNRKIDKFSYEKYLLGPVLALTLLTTKSYKFFDITWTYSIWLESVAILPQLTMLYQQREVENITSHYVATMGLYRAFYLINWVYRYFFETPSFVCIVCWVAGFIQTALYVDFFYYFAKSKWYGKKLVLPFTGDV, encoded by the exons atgtcCATGAACATCTTTCGTCTCAGTGGTGATATGTGCCACGTCGTCagtctccttcttctcatATGGAAGTTAAAGACTTCCAAAAACTGCCTGGGAATCTCCGCCAGGATGCAGGAGCTGTATCTTATTGTGTTCGTATGCAG GTACATGGACTTGTTTCTTTACTTCATAAGTTTGTACAACACCATCATGAAGGTTCTCTTTCTCGTTATAACCGCCTTTTCCATTTATCTAATTAGATTTAAGCCCCCTATTAGTCAAACATATAACAGGAAGATTGATAAGTTTTCCTACGAAAAGTATTTGCTCGGCCCAGTCCTAG CTTTGACTCTTTTGACTACTAAGagttataaattttttgaCATAACTTGGACATATTCCATATGGCTCGAGAGTGTCGCCATTCTCCCTCAGCTCACTATGCTCTATCAACAACGTGAGGTTGAGAACATCACTTCCCACTACGTCGCGACCATGGGACTGTACAGGGCATTTTACCTCATAAACTGGGTTTATCGCTACTTCTTCGAGACCCCTTCCTTCGTGTGCATTGTTTGCTGGGTCGCTGGCTTCATTCAGACTGCCCTCTATGTCGACTTCTTTTACTATTTCGCTAAGTCGAAATGGTATGGAAAGAAATTAGTACTGCCATTCACAGGCGACGTATAG
- a CDS encoding uncharacterized protein (transcription factor Tfb4 family protein) produces the protein MNDLNNQYSSSSDANSDSKTTEDALVLILDLSPTAWSSGVTPKPEDPNHKIYLHNLYSVVVDFLKSFGYMSVRNKCCMIGTNNAGSKIIYEGSIYKDWLPSCFSGIDAQSKCVETTITAMWNEIVDLVSKGLTNSESDSNLTSAISMGCLYLNRITKSKAGFGRKIIIFDVSSRENYKSQYIGLMNIAFTALKQNITINTLALGQPSRILEQLSTITNAKYLDLSKIFQSDVETSNIEQSLSQLISFWLLPSEEVGEILSTKLSFEFGNTAICYCHYKTVEVSYLCPCCFAVYCSEVDDKGKYRMVCMVCSSRLTRKLLKQKLSSEADFTHN, from the exons atGAATGACCTAAATAACCAgtacagcagcagctctgATGCAAATTCTGATTCGAAAACAACAGAAGATGCACTGGTGTTGATTCTGGACCTGTCGCCGACAGCATGGTCATCGGGAGTGACGCCGAAGCCAGAAGACCCGAaccataaaatatacttacACAACCTGTATAGCGTAGTAGTGgactttttaaaatcgttCGGATATATGTCAGTGAGAAACAAATGTTGCATGATAGGAACGAATAACGCAGGCTC gAAGATAATATACGAAGGAAGTATATACAAAGACTGGCTTCCGTCGTGCTTCTCGGGAATCGACGCACAATCGAAGTGTGTAGAGACGACAATTACGGCGATGTGGAACGAGATAGTGGACTTGGTGAGCAAGGGACTGACCAACTCAGAATCAGATTCAAACCTGACGTCAGCAATATCGATGGGTTGCCTAT ATCTGAATCGCATCACGAAGTCGAAAGCAGGCTTCGGAAGGAAGATAATCATATTCGACGTATCGTCGAGGGAAAACTACAAATCGCAATACATAGGACTGATGAACATAGCGTTCACGGCGCTGAAGCAG AATATAACAATTAACACGCTGGCACTGGGCCAGCCATCG AGGATATTGGAGCAGCTTAGCACGATAACAAACGCAAAGTACCTGGACCTTTCCAAGATATTCCAGTCGGACGTGGAGACGTCGAACATAGAACAGTCACTGTCGCAGCTGATATCG TTTTGGCTGCTGCCGTCAGAGGAGGTGGGCGAGATCCTTTCGACGAAGCTCTCGTTCGAGTTCGGAAACACCGCAATATGCTACTGCCACTACAAAACCGTCGAGGTGTCGTACCTCTGCCCGTGCTGCTTCGCAG TGTACTGCTCCGAAGTGGACGACAAGGGCAAGTACAGGATGGTCTGCATGGTTTGCAG CTCCCGGCTGACCAGGAAGCTGTTGAAGCAGAAGCTTTCCAGCGAGGCGGACTTTACACACAACTAG
- a CDS encoding asparagine-rich protein — MSNYGKRDSYYSSKSTYKPSHNSRRDYEEVKSRSSHQYLGESRDDNYLKREHPRNQDHSSYKHSKYRNSKFYPSDRTLDDNRQYRRSRRPKHDDVRRNNDKDTSANASDEENGGDSSVFLKYQQKAWKSKAPDPSEADKRSSILIRCVDQEVTEEQVERVISEVAIKNGFSTPNSVQFRTFHTNTISGSLHSTDKNVKSSQYMEGYGYPYSLEKVAIVKFPSISAAGRFMASNKSRSIKIGGREYYIEYDTLTNDNAETVSQDTLMPAVAEIATLLQKRKMLLDWNCPSCRFLNFSKRSVCLACGVPKPSESEFETQNLAIELAALNQAQMLQSNLSDVAPWLILKNIPGDADPAKLVLTICKAVPEAPAQLQKCIYVIDTNSESKRGFMFAQFGSLSTVEKYMAKRGDKRSELVTCGNTYHRLDTVRSREKHVAEELFKKVKMASLKVNYEFDIRTSETNLSSEDKTMTQLNKEYRSCKVKTTNIAAIEQYVSSNETHTMSQVFYSNWIAESISLPSGKPDTGTFVYDAATDYFFDHKLSLYYDAATTYYMSLTGNYYLWDEQSKALKRVDPKVRREGSESRKASAAVTSSEAGKKESNSIANILASAMKVAKASQENVQQLSSVITEKNQGSKAPTVNKTVIGRTFELSDDSEGESDMELEGKAAKSETKASAGCAEEPRKRGAQAAQPQGRSKSVNICFVCLRKFDTPDNLNFHERESRYHRALIAHQQTRQN; from the exons aTGAGTAATTATGGTAAAAGGGACAGTTATTACTCTTCAAAATCGACATATAAGCCCAGCCATAATTCTAGAAGAGATTATGAAGAAGTAAAATCGCGCTCTTCGCATCAATACTTGGGAGAAAGTAGAGATGATAATTACTTGAAAAGGGAACACCCTAGGAATCAAGATCATAGTAGCTATAAGCATAGCAAGTATCGCAACAGTAAATTTTATCCATCAGATAGAACGCTGGATGATAATAGACAGTACAgaagaagtagaa GACCAAAGCACGACGATGTAAGAAGGAACAACGATAAGGACACTAGTGCAAACGCATCAGACGAAGAAAATGGAGGAGATTCGAGCGTATTCCTAAAATATCAACAGAAGGCATGGAAGTCGAAAGCACCAGACCCATCAGAAGCAGACAAAAGATCATCAATACTGATAAGGTGTGTGGACCAGGAAGTGACAGAAGAGCAAGTGGAGAGAGTGATATCAGAAGTGgcaataaaaaatggattCTCAACACCAAATTCAGTGCAGTTTAGAACGTTCCACACGAACACGATATCAGGGTCGCTGCACAGCACTGACAAGAATGTGAAGAGCTCGCAGTACATGGAGGGCTACGGGTACCCGTACTCGCTGGAGAAGGTGGCAATAGTGAAGTTCCCGTCGATCAGCGCAGCAGGAAGGTTCATGGCGTCGAATAAGTCGAGGTCAATAAAGATAGGAGGAAGAGAGTACTACATAGAGTACGATACGCTGACAAACGATAACGCGGAAACGGTAAGTCAGGATACGCTCATGCCAGCAGTGGCGGAGATAGCGACGCTGCTGCAGAAGAGAAAGATGCTGCTGGATTGGAACTGCCCGTCGTGCAGATTCCTTAACTTCTCGAAGAGATCAGTGTGTCTGGCCTGCGGAGTGCCGAAGCCGTCAGAGTCGGAGTTTGAAACGCAGAATTTGGCAATAGAATTGGCAGCACTGAACCAAGCGCAAATGTTGCAGTCGAATCTGTCGGATGTGGCTCCCTGGCTGATCCTGAAAAACATACCAGGAGACGCAGACCCGGCGAAGTTGGTGCTGACGATATGCAAAGCAGTGCCGGAAGCACCAGCACAGCTGCAAAAGTGCATATACGTAATAGATACGAACTCGGAAAGTAAGAGAGGATTCATGTTTGCACAGTTTGGAAGCCTGAGCACAGTGGAAAAGTACATGGCGAAGCGAGGAGATAAAAGGTCGGAGCTGGTGACGTGCGGAAACACGTACCACAGACTGGACACAGTGAGAAGCAGAGAGAAGCACGTGGCAGAAGAGCTGTTCAAGAAGGTTAAAATGGCGAGTCTGAAGGTCAACTACGAGTTTGACATACGGACATCGGAGACGAACCTGAGTTCGGAAGATAAGACGATGACGCAGCTGAACAAGGAGTACCGCTCGTGCAAGGTGAAGACGACGAACATAGCGGCAATAGAGCAGTACGTGTCGTCAAACGAGACGCACACGATGTCGCAAGTGTTCTACAGCAATTGGATAGCGGAAAGCATATCGCTGCCGAGCGGGAAGCCGGACACGGGAACGTTCGTGTACGACGCAGCAACGGACTACTTCTTCGACCACAAGCTGAGCCTGTACTACGACGCGGCGACGACGTACTACATGTCGCTGACGGGAAACTATTACCTGTGGGACGAGCAGTCGAAGGCGCTGAAGAGAGTGGACCCGAAAGTGAGAAGGGAGGGCTCGGAGAGTAGGAAGGCTAGCGCGGCAGTGACGTCGTCGGAGGCAGGGAAGAAGGAGTCAAACAGTATCGCGAACATCCTGGCGTCAGCAATGAAGGTAGCAAAGGCGTCGCAGGAAAACGTACAGCAGTTATCATCAGTGATAACGGAAAAAAATCAAGGCTCAAAAGCGCCGACTGTGAATAAAACGGTAATAGGCAGGACCTTTGAACTGAGCGACGACTCAGAGGGAGAGTCGGACATGGAGCTGGAGGGCAAGGCAGCGAAGAGTGAGACGAAGGCAAGCGCAGGCTGCGCCGAGGAGCCCAGGAAGAGAGGAGCGCAGGCTGCGCAGCCGCAAGGCAGGAGCAAGTCGGTGAACATTTGCTTCGTGTGTCTGAGGAAGTTCGACACGCCGGACAACCTGAACTTCCACGAGAGGGAGTCGAGATACCACCGGGCGCTGATCGCACACCAGCAAACACGACAGAACtga